The Nitrospinaceae bacterium genome has a segment encoding these proteins:
- a CDS encoding xanthine dehydrogenase family protein molybdopterin-binding subunit: MPTLDIVGKPNIRYDAIPKADGSMPYGEDKIPAGALHTGVLYTPVPHGKLNNIDTRAAENIPGVAIVITAKDIPGKNFRFGSNTATLPGQPVLVEDMIEYTGDALAIVAAESREALDAGIAAIKVEVEAREGIWTTRHEENSAEKRQVCNFEVNRGDAAAAFARADVIVEHTYTTQLAEHAFLEPASGSSWLEEDGVLTIRVGTQLVEYYRAMAMMLGLPQSKVRHQGTYVGGGFGAKGMLTVEPYLALVTHLTKRPAYMAMGREEGLRSTVKKHPFTMKYRTAATKDGKILAMEADVVGDAGAYPYKSNLFLLGAMCIAAGPYEVPNVQVRCHGYLTNNPITNAMRGVGSNQLCFAYENQMDLVAQKLGMDKFEFRRRNFLQKGGHLATMQAIEYEPNLEGCLDGAIKALGEPSKPSGPGKRVGQGFAANITGYGRPNDSAEAAVHMEPDGSAVVRVSAPDIGAGQGATLQSLAAESLGVRLDQVSTRLSDSATTPLSGITAGSRQTLMAGHSIKLAAEEIRKSLVKGASTLLEASENDIRVGGGEAWVSSAPDRRIAIGAAAAEAKKQGESLHCTHGFSMPGHEYENPERYMGGMGGWADYTFGVHATEVEVDIDTGEVNVLKHVAAHEIGYALNPMSVEGQFEGGAVMGIGYALHEEVTMTEGDCRSQSFHEYLIPTSSDIGDFETVVLECGEGAGPYGARGVGEPPCNNAPAAVALAVNDAIGTVLSELPITPERVFRAVRAKKNGSNGH, encoded by the coding sequence TGGAAAACCCAATATTCGCTACGACGCCATCCCCAAGGCGGACGGCTCGATGCCCTACGGGGAGGACAAAATTCCTGCCGGAGCGCTTCATACTGGCGTTCTCTACACCCCCGTGCCCCACGGCAAACTCAACAACATCGACACACGAGCGGCCGAGAATATCCCCGGCGTCGCCATCGTCATCACCGCCAAGGACATTCCGGGAAAGAACTTCCGCTTTGGCTCGAATACGGCGACCCTCCCCGGCCAGCCGGTTCTCGTCGAGGACATGATTGAGTACACCGGAGATGCGCTCGCAATCGTGGCCGCCGAATCAAGAGAGGCGCTTGATGCCGGCATCGCGGCTATCAAGGTTGAGGTTGAGGCGCGCGAAGGCATATGGACCACCCGCCACGAGGAAAATAGCGCCGAGAAACGCCAGGTGTGCAATTTTGAAGTCAATCGAGGAGACGCCGCCGCCGCTTTCGCGCGGGCGGATGTCATCGTTGAGCACACCTACACAACCCAGCTAGCCGAGCACGCTTTTCTTGAGCCCGCCTCGGGCTCCTCGTGGCTTGAAGAGGACGGCGTTCTCACCATCCGCGTCGGCACCCAGCTTGTTGAATACTATCGGGCAATGGCGATGATGCTCGGCCTGCCGCAGAGCAAGGTGCGCCACCAGGGCACCTATGTCGGCGGCGGCTTCGGGGCCAAGGGCATGCTCACCGTTGAGCCCTATCTGGCACTCGTCACCCACCTCACCAAGCGACCCGCCTACATGGCGATGGGCCGCGAGGAGGGACTCCGCTCAACCGTCAAGAAACACCCCTTCACGATGAAATACCGCACCGCCGCCACCAAGGACGGAAAAATTCTCGCCATGGAGGCAGACGTTGTCGGCGACGCAGGGGCCTACCCCTATAAATCGAACCTGTTTCTCCTCGGCGCGATGTGCATCGCCGCAGGGCCCTATGAGGTGCCCAACGTGCAGGTGCGCTGCCACGGCTACCTGACCAACAATCCCATCACGAACGCCATGCGCGGGGTCGGCTCTAATCAGCTGTGCTTTGCCTACGAAAACCAGATGGACCTCGTCGCTCAAAAACTCGGCATGGACAAGTTCGAGTTCAGGCGGCGAAACTTTCTCCAAAAGGGCGGCCACCTCGCCACCATGCAGGCGATCGAGTATGAGCCCAATCTTGAGGGCTGCCTCGATGGGGCCATCAAGGCGCTCGGTGAGCCGTCCAAGCCATCGGGCCCCGGCAAACGCGTCGGCCAGGGCTTTGCGGCCAACATCACCGGCTATGGCCGCCCGAACGACTCCGCCGAGGCCGCCGTTCACATGGAGCCCGATGGCAGCGCCGTCGTGCGGGTGAGCGCCCCCGACATCGGTGCGGGACAGGGCGCAACGCTCCAGAGCCTCGCCGCCGAATCTCTCGGCGTCAGGCTCGATCAGGTCTCAACCCGGCTCTCGGATTCAGCAACAACCCCGCTCTCGGGCATCACCGCCGGCAGCCGGCAGACCCTCATGGCGGGCCATTCCATCAAGCTCGCCGCCGAGGAAATTCGCAAGTCCCTGGTTAAGGGAGCCTCCACCCTTCTTGAGGCCTCTGAAAACGACATCCGCGTGGGCGGGGGCGAGGCCTGGGTGTCCTCGGCCCCGGACCGCCGCATCGCAATCGGCGCGGCCGCCGCCGAGGCCAAAAAACAAGGCGAGTCGCTTCACTGCACCCACGGCTTCAGCATGCCCGGCCACGAGTATGAAAATCCCGAACGCTACATGGGCGGAATGGGCGGCTGGGCCGATTACACATTTGGCGTTCACGCCACCGAGGTCGAGGTGGACATCGACACCGGCGAGGTGAATGTCCTCAAACACGTTGCCGCACACGAAATTGGCTACGCCCTCAACCCGATGAGCGTCGAGGGCCAGTTCGAGGGCGGCGCCGTCATGGGCATCGGCTACGCGCTACACGAGGAAGTCACGATGACCGAGGGCGATTGCCGCTCGCAAAGTTTTCACGAGTATCTTATCCCCACCTCATCCGACATCGGGGACTTTGAGACCGTAGTGCTCGAATGCGGCGAGGGCGCAGGCCCCTACGGCGCGCGCGGGGTGGGGGAGCCTCCCTGCAACAACGCACCTGCTGCGGTAGCGCTCGCCGTCAACGACGCCATCGGCACGGTCCTCAGCGAGCTTCCCATCACTCCCGAGCGCGTCTTTCGCGCGGTCCGGGCCAAGAAAAACGGGAGCAACGGCCACTAG
- a CDS encoding YihA family ribosome biogenesis GTP-binding protein, which translates to MKIESAEFITSAADRRGWISESLPEIAIAGRSNVGKSSLINALVRRKRLAKTSGTPGKTQLVNFFRVDDAFILADLPGYGFAKVPLAVKNKWRRLVEEYLRDRDTLRGVIVLVDSRRGLKDMDIDLLDWLAECDLSVCLALTKIDKLKQREIKPAIQALTQTLEAGGPRFGRWSGPILTSAEKGLGRKELTAQIGEWLEAE; encoded by the coding sequence ATGAAGATCGAAAGCGCAGAATTCATCACCAGCGCCGCCGACCGCCGGGGGTGGATTTCCGAATCACTACCCGAGATCGCCATTGCCGGGCGGAGTAACGTGGGCAAATCCTCGCTCATCAATGCCCTTGTGCGCAGGAAGCGCCTTGCCAAAACGAGCGGCACCCCTGGCAAGACCCAACTTGTGAATTTTTTCCGGGTGGACGACGCGTTCATCCTCGCCGATCTTCCCGGCTACGGTTTTGCGAAAGTGCCGCTAGCCGTAAAAAACAAATGGCGCCGATTGGTCGAGGAATATTTGAGAGACCGCGATACGCTGCGCGGGGTTATTGTTCTTGTTGATTCCAGGCGCGGGCTCAAGGACATGGACATCGATTTGCTCGATTGGTTGGCCGAGTGTGACCTTTCCGTTTGCCTTGCGCTCACCAAGATCGACAAGCTCAAGCAACGCGAGATAAAGCCCGCCATCCAAGCGTTGACGCAAACCCTCGAAGCGGGCGGGCCTCGCTTTGGCCGCTGGTCCGGGCCCATCCTCACCAGCGCCGAAAAGGGCCTGGGCCGCAAGGAACTTACCGCGCAGATCGGGGAATGGTTGGAGGCGGAGTAA
- a CDS encoding DUF1015 domain-containing protein produces MVDIRPFRGLRHAGLSPDKIGEVTSPPYDVFDPEMQRAYYERHPNNVIRLILGIVEPGESDDKGRIDRATQHIKDWKREGVLALDDTPAIYPYLQKFTLPDGTALERRAFFTSIRLEKYGEGKIHPHEQTFPKTKTFLFNLYGSCGTHFGPIFSFYDDPADAASKAMAATMAGEPVADFEEDGVRHTLWRCDDPETIASVQKSLSGCEAFIADGHHRYETSLALKDAARKAGAAEGGEADYTLMCLANVSDPGMAVLPTHRLLKKINATVDEVLASIASGYEITEAPAPATGAGGEVAQKLKELAGGGRSAFCLYDGKGSLRYLVKNESGAASGDVNKAVASLDVSRLHADIVDTAFGTSHDEAEIAFTPDPEIALASARDGECEVAILLNPTPVEAVVKIARAGGKMPHKSTYFFPKLRTGLVFHAFAPPATD; encoded by the coding sequence ATGGTCGATATCCGCCCTTTCCGCGGATTACGTCATGCGGGCCTTTCCCCCGATAAAATCGGCGAGGTCACATCGCCCCCTTATGACGTTTTTGATCCCGAAATGCAGCGTGCCTATTACGAACGCCATCCGAACAACGTCATTCGCCTCATTCTTGGTATTGTTGAGCCGGGGGAGTCCGATGATAAAGGACGAATCGACCGCGCTACCCAACATATTAAAGATTGGAAACGCGAAGGCGTTCTAGCTCTAGACGACACCCCGGCTATTTACCCCTATCTCCAAAAATTTACCCTGCCTGACGGCACCGCTCTTGAGCGTCGTGCGTTTTTCACTTCGATCCGATTGGAAAAATACGGCGAAGGGAAAATACACCCCCACGAGCAGACCTTCCCCAAAACAAAGACTTTTCTTTTCAATCTCTATGGAAGCTGCGGCACACATTTTGGCCCCATCTTTTCTTTTTACGACGATCCCGCTGATGCCGCCTCAAAAGCGATGGCCGCCACAATGGCGGGCGAGCCAGTTGCCGATTTTGAAGAAGATGGTGTTCGCCACACCCTCTGGCGGTGCGATGATCCCGAGACCATTGCGTCTGTACAAAAATCACTTTCCGGGTGCGAAGCATTTATCGCCGATGGCCACCATCGCTACGAAACGTCGCTTGCTCTTAAGGATGCCGCACGAAAAGCAGGCGCAGCGGAAGGCGGCGAGGCCGACTACACCCTCATGTGCCTTGCCAATGTCTCTGATCCTGGCATGGCCGTTTTGCCGACGCATCGCTTGTTGAAAAAAATTAATGCCACTGTCGATGAAGTTCTCGCGAGCATTGCATCCGGCTACGAGATTACCGAAGCCCCCGCTCCGGCTACCGGCGCAGGCGGCGAGGTTGCCCAAAAGCTAAAAGAGTTAGCAGGTGGCGGGCGCTCGGCGTTTTGCCTTTATGACGGCAAAGGCTCGCTTCGCTATCTTGTAAAAAATGAAAGCGGCGCAGCCTCGGGTGATGTAAACAAAGCTGTCGCCTCGCTCGACGTTAGCCGCCTTCACGCTGACATAGTGGACACCGCTTTTGGCACCTCGCACGATGAGGCCGAAATTGCCTTCACACCGGACCCCGAAATCGCCCTTGCCTCTGCAAGAGACGGCGAATGTGAAGTAGCCATTTTACTCAACCCAACCCCGGTTGAGGCCGTGGTGAAAATTGCCCGCGCAGGCGGCAAGATGCCTCACAAGTCCACCTACTTTTTTCCCAAACTGAGGACCGGCCTCGTCTTTCATGCCTTCGCACCTCCCGCGACGGACTGA
- the tcuA gene encoding FAD-dependent tricarballylate dehydrogenase TcuA: MLSENRRVDVVVVGCGNAALCAALSARENGANVVVLEKSPEAWRGGNSAFSGGNLRFAFNDVKDIYELVPDLSDSEKAGMEVIPYTHENFFDDLARLTEFQTDGELASTLIENSFSTLKWMRTKGVRMILTKGQSASSKGGKRRFKGGLFLEVVGGGRGLVDYLLDRAIDEGVEIRYASKATRLLRDTNGAISGVEVHGEDGPYEIHAPSVVLASGGFEANPEMRCRYLGPGWDLAKVRGTPYNTGDGLGMAMEIGVQPYGHWSGCSAVSWDLNAPPHGNISAPEPYQRNGYPIGIVVNAMGNRFFDEGSDFQNYTNSKYGKQIMAQSMRTAFQIFDRKTIDLLGDAYRSRKATMVEANTLEELAKNLEIDVEGFVDTVQSFNAAVLPGEFNTDIKDGKATQGIHPPKSNWALPIDEPPYWGFSVTSGITFTFGGVRVNTKGQVLNTENNIIPGLFAAGELVGGIFFFDYPNGAGLVSGAVYGRLSGLGAAKYASNGAS; the protein is encoded by the coding sequence ATGTTAAGCGAGAACAGGCGCGTAGATGTGGTCGTCGTAGGTTGTGGCAACGCGGCATTGTGCGCCGCTCTGAGTGCCCGTGAAAATGGCGCCAATGTAGTTGTACTCGAAAAATCTCCCGAGGCCTGGCGGGGCGGCAACTCTGCTTTTTCCGGGGGGAATCTTCGATTCGCTTTCAATGACGTCAAAGACATTTATGAACTGGTGCCTGATCTCTCCGATTCTGAAAAAGCGGGTATGGAGGTCATACCCTACACACATGAAAATTTTTTCGACGACCTGGCGCGACTAACTGAATTCCAAACTGATGGTGAATTGGCCTCTACGCTTATCGAAAACTCTTTTTCAACTTTGAAGTGGATGCGCACCAAGGGCGTTCGGATGATTCTTACGAAAGGCCAAAGCGCTTCGAGTAAAGGCGGCAAGCGACGCTTCAAAGGCGGTTTGTTTCTGGAGGTCGTTGGTGGTGGCCGTGGTCTTGTGGATTACCTTTTGGACCGGGCAATCGATGAGGGCGTTGAAATTAGGTATGCCTCCAAGGCGACTCGCCTCCTTAGGGATACCAATGGGGCAATCTCAGGCGTCGAGGTGCATGGAGAAGATGGGCCTTACGAAATTCATGCCCCCTCGGTAGTGCTTGCCTCTGGTGGTTTCGAGGCCAATCCCGAAATGCGGTGCCGCTATCTGGGGCCAGGCTGGGATCTTGCCAAGGTACGGGGCACCCCATACAACACCGGTGATGGCCTTGGTATGGCCATGGAGATCGGGGTTCAGCCCTACGGCCACTGGAGCGGGTGCAGTGCGGTGTCATGGGATTTGAATGCACCACCGCACGGAAATATTTCGGCGCCTGAACCCTACCAGAGAAATGGTTACCCCATAGGTATCGTGGTGAACGCCATGGGCAATCGTTTTTTTGATGAGGGCTCTGATTTCCAAAACTACACTAACTCAAAATATGGCAAGCAGATTATGGCGCAGTCCATGCGTACGGCGTTCCAGATATTCGATAGGAAAACTATCGATTTACTAGGCGATGCCTATCGCAGCCGTAAGGCAACGATGGTCGAGGCGAACACCCTTGAGGAGCTTGCAAAAAATCTCGAAATCGATGTCGAAGGATTTGTAGATACGGTTCAATCGTTCAACGCTGCAGTCCTGCCAGGTGAATTCAACACCGACATAAAAGACGGCAAAGCCACCCAAGGAATTCACCCCCCTAAATCTAATTGGGCCCTTCCCATCGATGAGCCCCCTTATTGGGGATTTTCCGTCACCTCGGGAATCACATTCACCTTTGGAGGGGTCCGAGTGAATACCAAGGGCCAAGTCCTCAATACAGAGAACAATATCATTCCGGGTCTTTTTGCCGCCGGAGAATTGGTGGGCGGGATCTTTTTCTTCGATTATCCGAATGGAGCCGGATTGGTATCCGGGGCGGTCTACGGGCGGCTTTCCGGGTTGGGCGCAGCTAAATACGCATCAAACGGCGCCTCGTGA
- a CDS encoding LLM class flavin-dependent oxidoreductase has translation MAPPIKFGISWGLHPEIISPPEMVLSIAETVENLGFDSLWMGDHIAFHGGHFTECLTTLAAFAARTTRLTIGTSVYLLPLRTPGVAAKCAATVDYLSGGGRFVFGIGVGGEGKEEFDLCGVPVNERGARTDEAIEIIRKLWTGEKVSHDGRFWSFGETSQSPPPLTSGGPPIWIGGRSDAARKRAALLGDGWVSYLFTAKRFAKGIAQVRQWAEEAGRALDIEGGGWTAAHHAFIYLDDDEARALRTGTEYLTRRYNMNFEDIAEKYLIHGPPGRCAEQLAEFVEAGASHFILRTVGEPETDLEQMTRLAEEVVPKVKE, from the coding sequence ATGGCTCCTCCAATTAAATTCGGAATCAGCTGGGGTTTGCACCCTGAAATAATTTCCCCACCCGAGATGGTACTTTCAATCGCCGAAACAGTTGAAAACCTCGGGTTTGATTCGCTCTGGATGGGAGATCATATCGCTTTTCATGGCGGCCACTTCACCGAGTGTCTGACAACGCTAGCGGCCTTTGCGGCGCGCACCACTCGCCTTACTATTGGCACCTCGGTTTACCTCCTTCCCCTGAGAACGCCAGGTGTAGCTGCAAAATGTGCTGCTACAGTGGATTATCTCTCCGGTGGAGGACGGTTTGTCTTCGGAATCGGTGTTGGAGGCGAAGGCAAGGAAGAATTTGATCTTTGTGGGGTGCCTGTAAACGAACGTGGCGCTCGAACTGACGAAGCCATCGAAATTATTCGAAAACTATGGACCGGCGAGAAGGTAAGCCATGATGGGCGATTTTGGTCCTTCGGGGAAACTAGTCAGAGCCCACCACCCCTTACTTCAGGTGGACCGCCCATTTGGATAGGTGGCCGGAGTGACGCGGCCCGAAAACGCGCCGCCCTCCTCGGGGACGGCTGGGTCTCCTACCTATTCACGGCAAAACGCTTCGCCAAGGGCATCGCCCAGGTACGCCAGTGGGCCGAAGAGGCCGGGCGGGCGCTCGACATCGAGGGCGGCGGCTGGACAGCGGCGCACCATGCCTTTATTTATTTGGATGACGACGAAGCCCGCGCCCTGCGGACGGGGACGGAGTACCTCACCCGACGCTATAACATGAACTTCGAGGACATCGCCGAAAAATACTTAATCCACGGCCCGCCCGGGCGCTGCGCCGAGCAGCTCGCCGAGTTTGTCGAGGCCGGAGCGTCGCACTTTATCCTCAGGACGGTGGGCGAGCCCGAGACCGACCTGGAGCAGATGACCCGGCTGGCCGAGGAGGTCGTCCCGAAGGTGAAAGAGTAA
- a CDS encoding CoA transferase, which produces MSNQKKLPLEGIKVLDIGTLFAGPWVATYMADFGAEVIKVEHPKGDSIRNFAPHKDGVSLWWKLAGRGKKSLTCDLSKPAGQEILKKLCTDADVLVENFRPGTIEKWGLGWSALHEINPKLILARTSGFGQEGPYAKRPGFGTLAEAMSGFAHITGSPDGPPTLPAFALADGISAMCSTYGVMMALYHRDMHDALGQEIDTAIYEPMTTILGPQSLMYDHMGTIQTRTGNSIPFVAPRNTYRCKDGRYVVLSASAESIFKRIMQAIGRDDLAVDPRMQTQEGRVTHTAELDNAIQEWIGAHTLNDTVTHFQEFEGALGPVYDIEQLLEDPHVQHRGTFVELEDEELGSVRIQGPIPNLKETPGKIRWPGPPKGKHTDEILKTLNYTDNEITQLREASVI; this is translated from the coding sequence ATGTCCAACCAGAAAAAACTTCCCCTCGAAGGCATCAAAGTTCTCGACATCGGCACACTTTTCGCCGGCCCCTGGGTTGCCACCTACATGGCCGACTTCGGGGCCGAGGTTATCAAAGTCGAGCACCCCAAGGGCGATTCAATCCGAAATTTCGCACCCCACAAGGACGGCGTTTCGCTATGGTGGAAACTCGCCGGACGCGGCAAAAAATCACTCACCTGCGATCTCTCAAAACCCGCGGGCCAGGAAATCCTAAAAAAACTCTGCACTGATGCAGATGTACTCGTCGAGAATTTCCGCCCCGGCACAATTGAAAAATGGGGTCTCGGCTGGTCAGCACTTCACGAAATAAATCCCAAGCTCATCCTCGCGCGAACCAGCGGCTTCGGCCAGGAAGGCCCCTACGCCAAGCGGCCCGGTTTTGGCACCCTCGCCGAGGCCATGAGCGGTTTTGCGCATATCACAGGCTCGCCCGATGGACCGCCAACCCTTCCCGCCTTCGCCCTCGCCGACGGCATCAGCGCCATGTGCAGCACCTACGGCGTCATGATGGCGCTCTATCACCGAGACATGCATGACGCCCTCGGCCAAGAGATCGACACCGCCATCTACGAGCCAATGACCACCATCCTCGGGCCCCAATCGCTCATGTACGACCACATGGGCACCATTCAAACCCGCACCGGAAATTCAATCCCCTTCGTCGCCCCGCGCAACACCTACCGGTGCAAAGACGGCCGCTATGTAGTTCTCTCCGCCAGCGCCGAGAGTATTTTCAAACGAATCATGCAGGCCATCGGTCGAGATGACCTCGCCGTCGATCCACGCATGCAAACCCAAGAAGGCCGCGTCACCCACACCGCCGAACTCGACAACGCTATCCAAGAATGGATCGGGGCTCACACCCTCAACGATACCGTCACCCATTTTCAAGAATTCGAAGGCGCCCTTGGCCCCGTCTACGACATTGAACAACTTCTTGAAGATCCCCATGTTCAGCACCGGGGGACCTTCGTCGAGCTTGAAGACGAAGAACTCGGCTCCGTCCGCATCCAAGGCCCCATACCAAACCTAAAAGAAACGCCCGGAAAAATTCGGTGGCCTGGGCCTCCAAAAGGAAAACACACCGACGAAATACTCAAAACCCTTAACTACACTGATAACGAAATCACCCAACTTCGAGAGGCCAGCGTTATCTAG
- a CDS encoding histone deacetylase — protein MATFIFHPDYFADIGNHVLQAEKFHKTHKCLLKTGIPESAFAQPDEAPDKDILLVHTPEYLADMRSGQHTARTLPSELPLSPEIVRWCLLSVGGTTLAAREAMAHGFALNLSGGFHHAFPDCAEGFCYMNDLAVAVRTLQNEGAVSRAAIIDCDLHQGNGTASIFRKDESVFTFSIHQENIYPPKKRSSLDIGLADLTDDAAYMKKIQDNIPQILDKHRPEIVIYQAGADPYMDDQLGTLKLSKKGLRQRDDLILAECRKRAIPVAGTLGGGYARNSEDTVDIHVQTAFAFWEALKRAGEIAE, from the coding sequence GTGGCCACTTTTATTTTTCACCCGGATTACTTCGCAGATATTGGCAACCATGTCCTTCAGGCAGAAAAGTTTCACAAAACCCACAAATGCCTTCTAAAAACTGGCATCCCCGAAAGCGCGTTTGCACAGCCCGACGAGGCGCCGGATAAAGATATTCTTCTGGTTCACACTCCCGAGTACCTGGCCGATATGCGCTCAGGCCAACACACCGCCCGCACCCTTCCCAGTGAGCTTCCCCTATCGCCTGAAATTGTTCGGTGGTGCCTCCTCTCCGTCGGCGGAACCACACTTGCCGCCCGCGAAGCAATGGCCCACGGCTTTGCATTAAACCTATCCGGCGGATTTCACCACGCTTTTCCCGATTGCGCCGAAGGGTTTTGCTATATGAACGATCTTGCCGTGGCGGTGCGCACCCTCCAAAACGAGGGAGCCGTTTCACGCGCCGCCATAATCGACTGCGATCTTCATCAGGGAAACGGAACGGCTTCAATTTTTCGCAAAGATGAATCCGTATTTACATTTTCCATTCACCAGGAAAACATCTACCCACCCAAAAAGAGAAGCTCCCTCGATATCGGCCTTGCCGATCTAACGGATGACGCTGCTTACATGAAAAAGATTCAGGACAACATTCCTCAAATCCTCGATAAACACCGCCCCGAAATTGTCATTTATCAGGCAGGCGCCGACCCCTACATGGACGATCAGCTCGGAACGCTAAAACTCTCCAAAAAGGGCCTACGCCAGCGAGACGACCTCATCCTCGCCGAATGTCGAAAAAGAGCTATTCCCGTGGCTGGAACGCTGGGTGGTGGCTACGCTCGCAATTCCGAGGATACCGTCGATATCCACGTCCAAACTGCTTTTGCGTTTTGGGAGGCCCTAAAAAGGGCGGGTGAGATTGCAGAATAA
- a CDS encoding MFS transporter, whose amino-acid sequence MTSAPQPPAAPRLYYGWIIVGLGFVVLAFQVVYRFSFAVFQVPFIQEFGWSRGVLGGAFSLSLLTYAVASPYVGSLLERKGPRAIMPIGCLLVALAAFGGYFISAIWHVYILIGCVGGLGLAMNGFATNTAIMPRWFVHKRGRATGIVLSGIGIGILALVPMIERMIDMWGWRLAYVGYGAIVLLVITPASYFILRDRPEDVGQERDGLPSRPDEQTGPETAPSDEPVIDKSVRSVFLTLKGDYRFWSIMFLYFAIGFNNNTIMSQVHLYFVDIGFTTAASALVLGAVGFLRTAGSISGGWIGDLIGRGRGAAIAAVVVNAGLILLLLIPAMGGGLVPAYTFAIVYGIGIGAMSACGSALGGDIFEGPTYGVIVGFTEICYGLGGVVGPPLAGFFFDYTQSYSVPFSLIIVILFISIIASLTLQKSLDNAKTKTAS is encoded by the coding sequence ATGACATCAGCCCCACAACCCCCCGCGGCTCCCCGTTTGTACTACGGCTGGATAATTGTTGGGCTGGGCTTCGTAGTCCTCGCCTTTCAGGTTGTCTACCGATTCTCTTTCGCAGTGTTTCAGGTTCCCTTCATCCAAGAATTTGGCTGGAGCCGAGGCGTTCTCGGCGGCGCCTTTTCACTCTCTCTTTTAACTTACGCAGTGGCGTCCCCCTATGTAGGCTCTTTACTCGAAAGAAAGGGCCCTCGCGCCATCATGCCAATAGGCTGTCTATTGGTGGCGCTTGCCGCTTTTGGCGGATATTTTATCAGCGCCATCTGGCATGTTTACATCTTGATCGGCTGCGTGGGCGGCCTCGGTTTGGCGATGAATGGATTCGCCACCAACACGGCCATCATGCCCCGCTGGTTCGTCCACAAGAGAGGTCGCGCAACCGGTATCGTCCTGTCTGGAATTGGAATTGGAATCCTGGCTCTCGTTCCGATGATCGAGAGAATGATAGACATGTGGGGCTGGCGTCTCGCTTATGTTGGCTACGGCGCCATCGTGCTTCTTGTTATCACGCCCGCCAGCTACTTCATTCTTCGCGATAGACCAGAGGACGTGGGACAGGAGCGAGACGGGTTGCCTTCCCGCCCGGATGAACAAACGGGCCCAGAAACGGCTCCATCTGACGAGCCCGTCATCGACAAAAGTGTTCGCAGTGTATTTCTTACCCTAAAAGGCGATTATCGATTCTGGTCAATAATGTTTCTTTACTTCGCCATCGGATTCAACAACAACACCATCATGAGCCAGGTCCATCTATATTTCGTGGACATCGGTTTCACGACTGCCGCATCGGCTCTCGTCCTCGGAGCAGTTGGGTTCTTAAGGACCGCCGGAAGCATATCGGGTGGATGGATAGGCGACTTGATCGGCCGCGGAAGAGGAGCGGCCATCGCGGCTGTTGTGGTAAACGCGGGTCTGATTTTACTTCTGTTAATTCCAGCGATGGGCGGCGGGCTTGTTCCCGCCTACACTTTCGCGATTGTCTACGGCATCGGGATCGGCGCAATGAGCGCCTGCGGCTCGGCTCTTGGTGGGGATATCTTCGAGGGCCCGACCTACGGCGTGATCGTTGGCTTCACAGAAATATGCTACGGCCTGGGCGGGGTCGTTGGGCCGCCCCTGGCGGGATTTTTCTTCGACTACACCCAAAGTTATTCGGTGCCGTTCTCGCTTATTATCGTCATTCTGTTCATCTCCATCATCGCATCCCTAACACTGCAAAAGAGCCTAGATAACGCGAAAACGAAGACGGCCAGCTAA
- the rsmI gene encoding 16S rRNA (cytidine(1402)-2'-O)-methyltransferase encodes MAREPDKFPPGIYLVSTPIGNLEDISERQRRVLEDCDVVACEDTRRTGQLLARLSIKKSLLSYHEHNESARAEQLAEKAEAGERIAVVSDAGTPGISDPAYRVVRAAVDRGVTVYPVPGPSAVVAALVASGLPTDRFVYEGFLPQKGEKRWRRVDELLEEDRTVVLYESPHRVVRLIEEISNRTPSRPLVLAREITKLHEEFLRGTASELANKTNGKNVKGECVLLIGPKRMEN; translated from the coding sequence ATGGCCCGCGAGCCAGATAAATTTCCCCCCGGCATATATCTTGTATCCACTCCCATTGGAAACCTTGAGGATATTTCGGAGCGCCAGCGACGCGTTCTAGAGGATTGCGATGTGGTCGCCTGCGAGGATACCCGCAGAACGGGCCAGCTTCTCGCGCGTCTATCCATCAAAAAATCGCTTCTCAGCTATCACGAACACAATGAATCGGCTCGTGCCGAGCAGCTTGCAGAAAAAGCCGAGGCGGGCGAGCGCATCGCGGTAGTCTCTGATGCAGGAACGCCCGGCATTTCCGATCCCGCCTATCGGGTGGTTCGGGCGGCAGTGGATCGAGGCGTCACCGTTTATCCCGTGCCGGGCCCCTCGGCAGTGGTGGCCGCTCTCGTGGCGTCCGGCCTGCCTACTGATCGGTTTGTCTATGAGGGTTTTTTGCCCCAAAAAGGGGAGAAAAGGTGGCGCCGGGTCGATGAGTTACTAGAAGAGGATCGCACGGTGGTTCTTTATGAATCTCCCCACAGAGTTGTTCGTCTTATCGAGGAGATATCGAATCGCACTCCTAGCAGGCCGCTAGTTCTTGCGCGGGAAATTACCAAGCTCCATGAAGAGTTTTTGCGCGGAACAGCCTCTGAGCTTGCCAACAAAACAAATGGGAAAAACGTAAAAGGTGAATGTGTTCTGTTAATTGGGCCCAAACGGATGGAAAATTAA